From the bacterium genome, the window CCGGTTACAACCCGCGGAATGAAGGAAAAAGAAATGAAGCGCATTGCCGAGTTTTTTGAACGGCTTTTTGTCCGCGGAGAGGATCCCGCCTCTGTGAAAAAAGACGTTGAAAAACTTTGTAAGAAGTTTCCGCTGCCGTACAGATAGCCTCTATTTATGACTGTCATTCCCGCGAAAGCGGGAATCCAGTATATAGAGAAGTTTCTAGATTCCCGCATTCGCGGGAATGACACAACCACTAGTGGCTAGCGGCTATTTTTCGTGCTATGCTATTCGCATGTTAATTGACGGCAGAACAATCGCGGCGGAGGTCGTCGCGGAGCTGAAAGCAAAAAAACGGGACTTTGCCGGCAAAAAAATGCTTGGTATTTTGGTGGGCGATAATGCGGCGTCGTTAAGTTTTTTGCGCCAGAAGCAGCAAACCGCAAGCGAGCTTGGCGTTCAGTTTGAGGTTGTGCAAATTGCGGCGCCGATTACGGAAGCCGAACTCATCACGCGCATAAAAAAGCTGACCGCTGACGCCGCGGTCACAGGCGCTATTGTTCAGCTCCCGATCGCGGGCGAGAGTATTGACACGCCGCGTGTGTTGGATGCTGTGCCGTATGAAAAAGACGTTGATTGCCTGGGGGATCGGCGTTCGCGGGAGTATTATGCAAATCCGCTTACCGCAGCTATTGCCCCGCCGGCGGTGGGAACGGTAAAAACTATTCTGCGGCGTCTCGGCATCACTGATGTCAAAGGGAAAAGTGTTGTTGTTTATGGCTATGGGCGATTGGTGGGAAAACCAGTCGCGGCGTGGGGCGTGGCCTCCGGTGCGATAGTCACCATACTTCGCCGCAACTCAACACGGGAAGAAATTGCATCAGCGCTGGGAAATTCAGATATCATTGTTACGGGCGTTGGCCAGAAAAATCTTATCAGTGTCGCCGATGTTCGTCCGGGCACCATCGTTGTTGACTTCGGTTATCCGGCGGACATTGACGCAGTGGCTGCGCACGGCAGGGGCATTCTCGTGACGCCAACTCCCGGCGGCACGGGCCCCGTGCTTGTCGCGGAACTTTTTCGGAACCTGTATGCGATTTGACATGCACTGAAAAAACGTGTATCATGATAATACGTTTCCGGCATTTTTATTGTTATACTTAATATAGTGTTCGCGAATATCGCAAATCACGGATAAAAATATCGCGAATGGGAATCTTGTTAGTTTATTAGTTCTAGTGTCTATATTC encodes:
- a CDS encoding bifunctional 5,10-methylenetetrahydrofolate dehydrogenase/5,10-methenyltetrahydrofolate cyclohydrolase, with protein sequence MLIDGRTIAAEVVAELKAKKRDFAGKKMLGILVGDNAASLSFLRQKQQTASELGVQFEVVQIAAPITEAELITRIKKLTADAAVTGAIVQLPIAGESIDTPRVLDAVPYEKDVDCLGDRRSREYYANPLTAAIAPPAVGTVKTILRRLGITDVKGKSVVVYGYGRLVGKPVAAWGVASGAIVTILRRNSTREEIASALGNSDIIVTGVGQKNLISVADVRPGTIVVDFGYPADIDAVAAHGRGILVTPTPGGTGPVLVAELFRNLYAI